Proteins encoded together in one Balaenoptera ricei isolate mBalRic1 chromosome 2, mBalRic1.hap2, whole genome shotgun sequence window:
- the PCNX4 gene encoding pecanex-like protein 4 isoform X1, which translates to MSPDVPLLNDYKQDFFLKRFPQTVLGGPRLKLGYCAPPYIYVNQIILFLMPWVLGGIGTLLYQLGILEDYYTAALSGGLMLFTAFVIQFTSLYARSRSVTVERMLTTDILAEEDEHEFTSCAGAETIKFLIPGKKHTANIVFHSVLAGLVCGLGTWYLLPNRITLLYGSAGGTVLLFIFGWMTLCIGEYSLIVNTATETATFQTQDTYEITPLMRPLYIFFFVSIDLAHRFMVNIPVLEQMNQILHILFIFLPFLWALGTLPPPDALFLWAMEQVLEFGLGGSSMSTHLRLLIMFIISTGTAVTSYFIPSTVGVVLFMTGLGFLLSLNLSEMVFGFKHSVTGHRVGTKSKALPNSSEKQFTWKEYLFYSIVLVLALLETGLLHHFAGFSQISKNSPQAIVGYILMILFIILWILKEIQSVYIFGIFRNPIYPKHAQTVTLFLEKQTKLMKIGVVRRILINLVSPFAMIAFLSLDSSLQGLHSVSVSIGFTRAFRMVWQNTENALLETVIVSAVHLLISNTDIWWNRNLDTGIRLLLVGIMRDRLIQFISKLQFAVTVLLASWTEKKRRKSATTLCVLNIVFSPFMLVFIVFSTLLSSPLLPLFTLPLFLVGFPRPIQSWPGVVGTTACVCADTVYYYQMVPSLNTALQSAMAAGSLGLLLPGSHYLGRFQDRLIWIMILECGYTYCCINIKGLELQETSCHTAEARRVDEVFEGAFEQEEYARVCSINEHFGNVLTPCTVLPVKLYSDARNVLSGIIDSHDNLKEFKGDLVKVLVWILLQYCSRRSNVQENVHKTENKGKASLIILPALNTSPQTESPEDTDSLNSENLDDWSDDVFGEEPTIKKGKEERDQLKVLPGINLPIPGSVESQRVGKHSAGTVTENSLYQAVALGYPATDKGKQEAMAYIPLMEFSCSHSHLLSLPEEWISNCLLNSKVKEMSSLFPEDWYHFVLRQLECFHSEENASDVVEEIAKDRVLKDFYVHAVMTCYFSLFGVDNMIPSPGHILRVYSGVFPWSLALDWLTEKPELFQLALKAFRYTLKLMIDKVSLGPIEDFKELTNCLEEYESDWYIGLVSDEKWKEAILQEKPYLFSLGYDPNMGVYTGRVLTLQELLIQVGKLNAEAVRGQWANLSWELLYATNDDEERYSIQAHPLLLRNLTVQAADPPLGYPIYSSKPLHIHLF; encoded by the exons ATGAGTCCAGATGTGCCTCTGCTGAATGATTACAAACAGGACTTCTTTCTGAAGCGTTTTCCACAGACTGTTCTTGGAGGCCCTCGACTCAAGTTAGGCTATTGTGCCCCTCCTTACATATATGTTAATCAGATTATCCTTTTTTTGATGCCATGGGTTTTGGGTGGAATAGGAACACTTTTGTACCAGTTAGGCATCCTGGAAGACTACTATACAGCAGCACTTTCAGGTGGACTAATGCTTTTCACTGCATTTGTCATCCAATTCACAAGTTTATATGCCAGAAGCAGATCGGTGACAGTGGAAAGAATGCTGACCACAGATATCTTAGCAGAGGAAGATGAGCATGAATTTACAAGTTGTGCTGGTGCTGAGACCATCAAATTTCTAATTCCTGGCAAAAAACATACAGCCAATATCGTTTTTCATTCTGTTCTTGCTGGCTTAGTGTGTGGTCTTGGAACATGGTATTTGCTCCCGAATAGAATAACCCTGCTGTATGGCAGTGCAGGAGGCACTGTTTTACTATTTATCTTTGGATGGATGACATTGTGTATAGGAGAATATTCATTAATTGTAAACACAGCTACAGAGACTGCAACTTTCCAAACCCAAGATACTTATGAAATCACTCCTCTTATGAGacctctttatatttttttctttgtttctatagaTCTTGCACACAG GTTTATGGTAAATATACCAGTTCTAGAACAAATGAATCAGATTTTGCacatcttgtttatatttttacccTTTCTGTGGGCACTCGGGACCCTACCCCCACCTGATGCACTTTTCTTATGGGCAATGGAGCAGGTTTTAGAGTTTGGCCTTGGAGGCTCATCTATGTCAACCCACCTACg GTTGTTAATAATGTTCATCATTTCTACTGGAACAGCTGTAACATCATATTTCATTCCCAGCACTGTTGGTGTGGTTCTTTTCATGACTGGACTTGGATTCTTACTGAGTCTTAACCTAAGTGAGATGGTTTTTGGCTTCAAACACAGTGTGACCGGACACAGAGTTGGAACCAAATCTAAGGCTTTACCCAACAGTTCAGAAAAACAGTTTACTTGGAAGGAATACCTTTTCTACAGCATTGTATTAGTCTTGGCTCTCTTAGAAACTGGTTTGTTGCATCACTTTGCTGGTTTCTCACAGATTTCCAAAAACAGTCCCCAGGCTATTGTTGGCTATATTTTGatgatattatttataatactatGGATACTTAAAGAAATTCAAAGTGTCTATATCTTTGGAATTTTCCGGAACCCTATCTATCCAAAGCATGCGCAGACTGTGACTTTATTCCTAGAGAAGCAAACAAAGCTCATGAAGATTGGTGTTGTCAGACGGATTTTGATAAATCTAG TGTCACCTTTTGCTATGATAGCATTTCTTTCATTGGACAGTTCCTTACAGGGACTCCACTCTGTGTCTGTCTCCATTGGATTCACAAGAGCTTTTAGAATG GTATGGCAGAATACAGAAAATGCTTTATTGGAGACAGTCATTGTATCAGCAGTGCACTTGTTGATCTCCAATACAGACATATGGTGGAACCGAAACCTGGATACAGGAATCAGACTCTTActg GTTGGTATCATGCGTGATCGTCTGATTCAGTTCATCTCTAAATTGCAGTTTGCTGTGACCGTACTCTTGGCATCATGGACAGAGAAAAAACGTAGAAAATCAGCCACCACTTTATGTGTACTCAACATTGTCTTCTCTCCATTCATGTTGGTCTTCATAGTTTTTTCTACACTACTCTCTTCTCCCTTACTCCCCCTCTTCACCCTTCCTTTGTTCTTGGTGGGGTTTCCTCGACCTATTCAGAGTTGGCCAGGAGTTGTGGGCACCACAGCCTGTGTGTGTGCAGATACAGTGTACTACTACCAGATGGTCCCGAGTTTGAACACTGCCCTGCAGTCTGCAATGGCAGCTGGAAGTTTAG gTCTCCTCTTACCTGGGTCTCATTACTTGGGCCGTTTTCAGGATCGTTTAATATGGATAATGATTCTAGAATGTGGCTATACTTATTGCTGTATTAACATTAAG GGGTTAGAATTGCAAGAGACCTCCTGTCATACTGCTGAAGCTCGAAGAGTTGACGAAGTTTTTGAAGGTGCCTTTGAACAAGAAGAATATGCAAGAGTGTGTTCCATTAATGAACACTTTGGAAATGTCTTGACACCCTGTACTGTTTTGCCTGTGAAACTCTATTCTGATGCCAGGAATGTCCTATCTGGCATAATTGATTCCCATGACAACTTAAAAGAATTTAAAGGTGACCTTGTTAAAGTACTTGTGTGGATACTTCTTCAGTACTGTTCCAGAAGGTCCAACGTGCAGGAAAATGttcacaaaactgaaaataaagggAAAGCATCTCTAATAATCCTGCCTGCTTTGAATACTTCACCACAAACTGAATCCCCAGAAGACACAGATAGtttaaattcagaaaatttgGATGACTGGTCTGATGATGTTTTTGGTGAAGAGCCAActatcaaaaaaggaaaagaagaaagagatcaGTTGAAAGTTTTGCCAggtataaatttgcctattccagGATCAGTGGAATCACAGAGGGTTGGTAAACATTCTGCAGGCACAGTTACTGAAAATAGTCTTTACCAAGCAGTTGCACTGGGATACCCTGCTACtgacaaaggaaaacaagaagCCATGGCATACATCCCTCTCATGGAGTTCAGTTGTTCTCATTCTCACTTGTTAAGCTTACCTGAAGAGTGGATATCTAATTGTTTGCTTAATTCCAAAGTGAAGGAGATGAGCTCATTATTTCCAGAAGACTGGTACCACTTTGTTTTAAGGCAGTTGGAATGTTTTCATTCAGAAGAAAATGCCTCAGACGTAGTGGAAGAAATTGCAAAGGACAGAGTTTTAAAAGACTTTTATGTTCATGCAGTAATGACTTGTTATTTTAGTTTGTTTGGAGTAGACAATATGATTCCTAGTCCTGGTCATATATTGAGAGTCTACAGTGGTGTTTTCCCTTGGTCTCTTGCCTTGGATTGGCTCACAGAAAAGCCAGAACTGTTCCAACTAGCCCTAAAAGCTTTCAG GTATACTCTGAAACTAATGATTGATAAAGTGAGTTTAGGTCCAATAGAAGACTTTAAAGAGCTGACTAACTGCCTTGAAGAGTATGAAAGTGACTGGTACATTGGTTTGGTATCTGATGAAAAGTGGAAGGAAGCAATTTTACAGGAAAAACCATACTTGTTTTCTCTGGGGTATGATCCTaatatg
- the PCNX4 gene encoding pecanex-like protein 4 isoform X2: MVNIPVLEQMNQILHILFIFLPFLWALGTLPPPDALFLWAMEQVLEFGLGGSSMSTHLRLLIMFIISTGTAVTSYFIPSTVGVVLFMTGLGFLLSLNLSEMVFGFKHSVTGHRVGTKSKALPNSSEKQFTWKEYLFYSIVLVLALLETGLLHHFAGFSQISKNSPQAIVGYILMILFIILWILKEIQSVYIFGIFRNPIYPKHAQTVTLFLEKQTKLMKIGVVRRILINLVSPFAMIAFLSLDSSLQGLHSVSVSIGFTRAFRMVWQNTENALLETVIVSAVHLLISNTDIWWNRNLDTGIRLLLVGIMRDRLIQFISKLQFAVTVLLASWTEKKRRKSATTLCVLNIVFSPFMLVFIVFSTLLSSPLLPLFTLPLFLVGFPRPIQSWPGVVGTTACVCADTVYYYQMVPSLNTALQSAMAAGSLGLLLPGSHYLGRFQDRLIWIMILECGYTYCCINIKGLELQETSCHTAEARRVDEVFEGAFEQEEYARVCSINEHFGNVLTPCTVLPVKLYSDARNVLSGIIDSHDNLKEFKGDLVKVLVWILLQYCSRRSNVQENVHKTENKGKASLIILPALNTSPQTESPEDTDSLNSENLDDWSDDVFGEEPTIKKGKEERDQLKVLPGINLPIPGSVESQRVGKHSAGTVTENSLYQAVALGYPATDKGKQEAMAYIPLMEFSCSHSHLLSLPEEWISNCLLNSKVKEMSSLFPEDWYHFVLRQLECFHSEENASDVVEEIAKDRVLKDFYVHAVMTCYFSLFGVDNMIPSPGHILRVYSGVFPWSLALDWLTEKPELFQLALKAFRYTLKLMIDKVSLGPIEDFKELTNCLEEYESDWYIGLVSDEKWKEAILQEKPYLFSLGYDPNMGVYTGRVLTLQELLIQVGKLNAEAVRGQWANLSWELLYATNDDEERYSIQAHPLLLRNLTVQAADPPLGYPIYSSKPLHIHLF; encoded by the exons ATGGTAAATATACCAGTTCTAGAACAAATGAATCAGATTTTGCacatcttgtttatatttttacccTTTCTGTGGGCACTCGGGACCCTACCCCCACCTGATGCACTTTTCTTATGGGCAATGGAGCAGGTTTTAGAGTTTGGCCTTGGAGGCTCATCTATGTCAACCCACCTACg GTTGTTAATAATGTTCATCATTTCTACTGGAACAGCTGTAACATCATATTTCATTCCCAGCACTGTTGGTGTGGTTCTTTTCATGACTGGACTTGGATTCTTACTGAGTCTTAACCTAAGTGAGATGGTTTTTGGCTTCAAACACAGTGTGACCGGACACAGAGTTGGAACCAAATCTAAGGCTTTACCCAACAGTTCAGAAAAACAGTTTACTTGGAAGGAATACCTTTTCTACAGCATTGTATTAGTCTTGGCTCTCTTAGAAACTGGTTTGTTGCATCACTTTGCTGGTTTCTCACAGATTTCCAAAAACAGTCCCCAGGCTATTGTTGGCTATATTTTGatgatattatttataatactatGGATACTTAAAGAAATTCAAAGTGTCTATATCTTTGGAATTTTCCGGAACCCTATCTATCCAAAGCATGCGCAGACTGTGACTTTATTCCTAGAGAAGCAAACAAAGCTCATGAAGATTGGTGTTGTCAGACGGATTTTGATAAATCTAG TGTCACCTTTTGCTATGATAGCATTTCTTTCATTGGACAGTTCCTTACAGGGACTCCACTCTGTGTCTGTCTCCATTGGATTCACAAGAGCTTTTAGAATG GTATGGCAGAATACAGAAAATGCTTTATTGGAGACAGTCATTGTATCAGCAGTGCACTTGTTGATCTCCAATACAGACATATGGTGGAACCGAAACCTGGATACAGGAATCAGACTCTTActg GTTGGTATCATGCGTGATCGTCTGATTCAGTTCATCTCTAAATTGCAGTTTGCTGTGACCGTACTCTTGGCATCATGGACAGAGAAAAAACGTAGAAAATCAGCCACCACTTTATGTGTACTCAACATTGTCTTCTCTCCATTCATGTTGGTCTTCATAGTTTTTTCTACACTACTCTCTTCTCCCTTACTCCCCCTCTTCACCCTTCCTTTGTTCTTGGTGGGGTTTCCTCGACCTATTCAGAGTTGGCCAGGAGTTGTGGGCACCACAGCCTGTGTGTGTGCAGATACAGTGTACTACTACCAGATGGTCCCGAGTTTGAACACTGCCCTGCAGTCTGCAATGGCAGCTGGAAGTTTAG gTCTCCTCTTACCTGGGTCTCATTACTTGGGCCGTTTTCAGGATCGTTTAATATGGATAATGATTCTAGAATGTGGCTATACTTATTGCTGTATTAACATTAAG GGGTTAGAATTGCAAGAGACCTCCTGTCATACTGCTGAAGCTCGAAGAGTTGACGAAGTTTTTGAAGGTGCCTTTGAACAAGAAGAATATGCAAGAGTGTGTTCCATTAATGAACACTTTGGAAATGTCTTGACACCCTGTACTGTTTTGCCTGTGAAACTCTATTCTGATGCCAGGAATGTCCTATCTGGCATAATTGATTCCCATGACAACTTAAAAGAATTTAAAGGTGACCTTGTTAAAGTACTTGTGTGGATACTTCTTCAGTACTGTTCCAGAAGGTCCAACGTGCAGGAAAATGttcacaaaactgaaaataaagggAAAGCATCTCTAATAATCCTGCCTGCTTTGAATACTTCACCACAAACTGAATCCCCAGAAGACACAGATAGtttaaattcagaaaatttgGATGACTGGTCTGATGATGTTTTTGGTGAAGAGCCAActatcaaaaaaggaaaagaagaaagagatcaGTTGAAAGTTTTGCCAggtataaatttgcctattccagGATCAGTGGAATCACAGAGGGTTGGTAAACATTCTGCAGGCACAGTTACTGAAAATAGTCTTTACCAAGCAGTTGCACTGGGATACCCTGCTACtgacaaaggaaaacaagaagCCATGGCATACATCCCTCTCATGGAGTTCAGTTGTTCTCATTCTCACTTGTTAAGCTTACCTGAAGAGTGGATATCTAATTGTTTGCTTAATTCCAAAGTGAAGGAGATGAGCTCATTATTTCCAGAAGACTGGTACCACTTTGTTTTAAGGCAGTTGGAATGTTTTCATTCAGAAGAAAATGCCTCAGACGTAGTGGAAGAAATTGCAAAGGACAGAGTTTTAAAAGACTTTTATGTTCATGCAGTAATGACTTGTTATTTTAGTTTGTTTGGAGTAGACAATATGATTCCTAGTCCTGGTCATATATTGAGAGTCTACAGTGGTGTTTTCCCTTGGTCTCTTGCCTTGGATTGGCTCACAGAAAAGCCAGAACTGTTCCAACTAGCCCTAAAAGCTTTCAG GTATACTCTGAAACTAATGATTGATAAAGTGAGTTTAGGTCCAATAGAAGACTTTAAAGAGCTGACTAACTGCCTTGAAGAGTATGAAAGTGACTGGTACATTGGTTTGGTATCTGATGAAAAGTGGAAGGAAGCAATTTTACAGGAAAAACCATACTTGTTTTCTCTGGGGTATGATCCTaatatg